The following are encoded together in the Humulus lupulus chromosome 5, drHumLupu1.1, whole genome shotgun sequence genome:
- the LOC133779570 gene encoding allergen Asp f 7 homolog, with translation MGVTIRELSSTPRAAVAPAPPGKGKQKVSEHSEPILESLYENVMSAEDLFDLYSEPEPIAPSSKKKRSRQHRGESSSNPPTKNTRTVDPPIPVPSKETTPPPAPIDQTSPPAPVDQTCPSAPVNQPPLAPAD, from the exons atgggagtgaccatcagggaactcTCCAGCACCCCACGAGCAGCTGTTGCCCCTGCTCCACCAGGAAAGGGCAAGCAAAAGGTTTCTGAACACTCTGAGCCTATTCTTGAATCTTTatatgagaacg TCATGTCAGCTGAAGATCTATTCGACCTGTATAGCGAACCTGAACCTATTGCTCCTTCGAGCAAGAAAAAGAGGAGCAGGCAACATCGCGGAGAGAGCAGCAGCAACCCTCCGACAAAAAATACTCGGACCGTGGATCCTCCAATACCAGTTCCTTCCAAGGAAACAacacctcctccagctcccatcgACCAGACATCTCCACCAGCCCCTGTCGACCAGACATGTCCTTCAGCGCCTGTTAACCAACCTCCTCTAGCTCCTGCTGACTAG